The following is a genomic window from Lysinibacillus sp. JNUCC-52.
ATTGGTGCCAATATTGTAGGGCTTATCATTATTTATGCAGTGGCGGTTCCATATTTATATTTGGCATTGAATGTATGGTTAAATATGCAATCAAGCTGGTCTCATGTTTTCTTAGTAGGGTTTCTAAATAGTATTGTTGCAGACTTTTGCTTAGCGATTGCCTCTGCCTTATTAGCAGAACGATTATATAAAGTATTTCGTTCAGCTAGAGCTATAAAACTTGTGCGAGTTGAAAAGGAGAATGTACAGTGAATTGGTTACAATTAGCAAATGAAGTGATTGCGGGTAAAATAATTAGTCATGACGAGGCACTTGCTATTTTAAATAGTCATGACGATGACATTTTAAAGCTAATGGACGGTGCCTTTGCTATCCGAAAGCATTATTACGGCAAAAAGGTAAAGTTGAATATGATCATGAATGCAAAGAGTGGCTATTGTCCAGAAGATTGTGGGTATTGCTCTCAGTCATCCAAGTCAACAGCTCCTATAGAGAAATACCCTTTCATAACAAAAGAGGAAATATTAGCTGGGGCAAAACGTGCGTTTGAAAATAAAATAGGTACCTACTGCATTGTAGCAAGCGGACGGGGACCAACTCGAAAAGACATCAATATAGTGAGTGAAGCAGTTGAAGAAATTAAAGCACAATACGGTTTAAAAGTTTGTGCTTGTCTTGGATTACTAAAGGAAGAGCAAGCGCAGCAATTAAAAAAAGCTGGTGTTGATCGCTACAATCATAATTTAAATACATCTGCGCGACATCATTCTTTTATTACGACTACCCACACGTATGAAGATCGTGTCAATACGGTTGAAGTTGTGAAAAAACATGGTCTTTCGCCGTGCTCTGGGGCCATTATTGGCATGAAGGAAACGAAAGAAGATGTAGTGGAAATAGCACGTGCTCTGCACCAATTGGATGCAGATTCGATTCCTGTT
Proteins encoded in this region:
- the bioB gene encoding biotin synthase BioB, with the translated sequence MNWLQLANEVIAGKIISHDEALAILNSHDDDILKLMDGAFAIRKHYYGKKVKLNMIMNAKSGYCPEDCGYCSQSSKSTAPIEKYPFITKEEILAGAKRAFENKIGTYCIVASGRGPTRKDINIVSEAVEEIKAQYGLKVCACLGLLKEEQAQQLKKAGVDRYNHNLNTSARHHSFITTTHTYEDRVNTVEVVKKHGLSPCSGAIIGMKETKEDVVEIARALHQLDADSIPVNFLHAIDGTKLEGTQELNPRYCLKVLALFRYINPTKEIRISGGREVNLGSLQPFGMYAANSIFVGDYLTTEGQEVNSDFRMLEDLGFEIELTQKQEEVFC